A segment of the Cheilinus undulatus linkage group 24, ASM1832078v1, whole genome shotgun sequence genome:
CTAAAGGATGTTTCAGTCACCAATCACGCTGTCGTTTTACTAAGACTTAAACCAGTCATCAATTGTTAAAGTTTCAGGTAGTTTTCGTGCATTAGAAAGAAGAACTACTTTGAGACTGATTTCTGTGAAGAAAACTGAGGAAGTTTGGTCTACATGATGTCACCTagtgcaggaaaaaaatgcatgatgGCTAAACATGAAAAAACCCATATACCCTGCAGCTATAGCTCCACATTCCCTCACCTTAGACGACCCTaaatatgtgacaaaaatgttacAACTGCAGAGGAATGTGCTTGAACCATAGAGACAGCTGTTCGAAGGGAGAACGTTCTTAAAAATACCTGCAAACAGACACAGTGAGGCTGGTTTCACCTTGGCACCCAGATCTGAGTATGCTCAAATCCAAAGTGTAGTTGGAGACATCTAAAAGTCATCTATTTCTACATGTGGACTCAAAATCTGAGCATGTTAAAAGTCTTGTGGTTTCCATTTTCAGTCTGAGCTGTGTTGACTAATCATGCATCAGCAGGCTTTGGAGTATacagataaaacatttaacaaaaaaatggtaGGACTCTGTCCACACCTACTAAACAACTCCTACTGATGATATTCTTCAGCCAATTGGTGCCAGTACTCTCACAACTAGTGAAAAGGgaatcatctgagtgcagtgaatatgcCTCAAGTGATTGTATTATATAGGCTGAGTGattggttaatcagtgttcctggctaccattacaccatgaagacaaaagaacacccagttaaatccatcatcaagaaaaggtccatggtcaagtagaagaaatgTCTGTGCTGATGAGaccaaatggtgctttttggtcatcagacaagacactatatTTGGctgcagcatcatactgtggggatgcttctaagcagCCGGCCCTGGGAGGCCTGTAATGGTAGAGTGTAAATGagctacatagaaatggtttaaagacaacaaactgaaccttctggagtggccaagtccaAGCCCAGACCttagtccaatagagaatttgtagctgggcttgaaaaaggctgttcacacAAGATTGACGtccaacctgacagagcatgAGAAGtgttgcaaagaagaatggagtaaaaattgcagtgtccagatgacTTTCTCACAGACTCACttctgtgattgcagccagaggtgcatctactaaatactgagtcgagtgttcctttgtcttcatggtgtaatggcagccaggaatactggttaaacagtgactggaacttcaaaaaaaaaaaaaaaaaaacaagattaaaatcgcaattttagctgaaattgcgtggggatgctgagagctgaattgtggaagaactgctgaaaatagcataaaaatagcataaaagtagctgaaaatggcattcaatagcaaaaaaaggataaaataagccgaaagtagcctaaaacagctgaaaatagcataaaaatagctgtggaccaaatgtttttttcaggagAGCAGTTTGTTCGGAAGTGCTGCCTCTTCTTACAACCTTTCTTCTGCACTCTAGCGATGATGTCATTACTCTAAATCTCTCCATGTACTCCATTGTAAAACATCTGAGAGAGCCAAAATCTTGATGAAGTTTAATCAGCAAAGTAGttgaaaaagtataaataggagaaaaaaagttttaaaaatagctgaaaagagcACAAGAAACTGAAGAGTATGATAgtagaatagtgaaaatagcccaaGGAATGCCAAAATTATAAGGAGTCGAAAAAAGTGCAGATTTGTGaatttttgccatctgtttaacattgttaaacaaagttaaatattttaaaagttataaaagttagaaatgtaaaaagtcatagcagtccaatgacaaagaaacagagttttttaaagttcaaatggtgtcgatacgacaaagtatgaaggagtgGATAGCTGGCGTGGAAGAagtaataataaacaaaatggccgataTTACTATCAATAGTGTtgatgcttactcagcatccccactaattatattgaccatgactggtTCATCAGATGAACAGTGCCTCTTATAGGAAAAGAGAAATGACAGCCTTTATACTGTAGATGTTAATGCCACATGGAAAAGGAAGTCTTGCCTGAAAGTCACAAACCACTGGCTTTAACAGAACTGAAGGAAATTTTAAGTTAATCTCCAGCAGTAAAGCTTAggacaaaacaggaaaatctcAACCCACCAAAAAGCCGCTGACTTCAAGAGccagaaatgcaaaaatgcaaaatcatTTCCATGTTTTAGGACTTTATCCTACAGCATACTGTTGACAAGctacaacaggaagtgattctTTGGGGTTTGTGATAAATCTACATCCTGTAGAGCTTCACTGCATGTCTACACATAGAGAATGAGTGACTAAAATTATGTACTAAAGTTTTCTGGTTATCGTAATGATAAGACCCAAAGTGCAGCTCTCCTGTGTGTTTTAGAGCTGTGTGGGCTGAGAGTGTCAGCATGTGCTCCTCTGCTGTGACTCATGCTTCAGCTTTCCTGCTCAGAGATCCGTCACTGCTAACATAGCAACCAGGAAAACACTGAATGACTCGCTGCAACACCAAAACACAGAACACATGCAGCACAGTGATGGGAAATCCCTGTGAGCTGAACAGGGACGGCTTCAGTTATTTtaaggccccaggcaaagaccaGTATTATAATCAGATAAGGTGTTAGTCAGCTTTAAAGTGGACAGAATTCCTCTTAAATGTGTGAATTCAAAGAAAAAGGGGGATCAGTTAAATGTAAGGAGCAGAAAGTGCAGATATAGCTGAAATAAGGTTCAGATTTCTTGAATATTCCTACTTCCTTTCTTACTTTCTCTAAATGAGGTTTAAAATAGAAGACTGATGACGTTGTTTCTTTTCTTACCAGTATTAACTAATAATGTTTCTCTCCCTCAGGATTTGACCTGTTTGACGCTTTAGGTGATGACGACCGTGAGtaaattaaaattataaatcatattttgtattcatttaaaacagaaattttaatCTTGATAACTTTACTACTCCATCCATTTGTTCATACTGTTAAGTAAAACAAAGAGTAAACAATTACTTGTCTAAGTAACCCTCAACCCACTGCATACAGAGGTGGTTTTGGATCATTTTGTAGACGCAATGTCTATAACAATGACTGCCCCGTTAAACAGCATGATCTTCTATATTCCGCCATTAAGCAAGAAGTAAATGGACTTGTGCCTGTATAGCACTTTCTAGTCATCCTTAATGCTTCATGTGGATGCACCTCAGTGGAAATAGTTTAATATcagatagctcagactgcattcAGGTGAGGTCTGGGATCATTTTGTAGACCCTACGTCTACAATGAAGACTGCCCCGTTAACCGACATGGTCTGCTGTATTCCACCACAAAGCAAGAAGTAAGGACTTGAGCTTACAGAGCGCTTtgctagtcatctgactactcaacacctacccattcacacatAGATTGCCATGGAGTGTCTTACCCTAGGACACATCAGCATGTGACTGGGTATTGAACCCACAttgactctacctactgagccacagtggCCCCGTGGTGACTTTATTTATGTCTGTCTAGCCTCGCCCAGAGTGATGGGAATTGTGCCTTCCATTTTGAGATCTGGATTATTTGTCTCAGCTCAAAAATACCAGATGACTTTTCATCTGGTactatatttttactttatatatCAGTTCTGTGCTGAACTTTTAGGGATGTTTGGGCctaggctgaagtaaggcgtagatgtggcaagtaagccaCCTGAGGGGACCAGATGGCGGGCAGGAGGATTGACGCAACCTCGGAAGTGCTCTGGATGTACTTGCATACAGTgtctattaaaagtattcacctccttgagagttttacccttttttttaaaatttatttttggcctttttgcctttatttgataggacagtggatagagtcgaaAACagggggagagagcggggagagacatgcaggaaatagtgccacgggccggatttgaaccctggtcacctgcgtacatggcatgcgccttaaccacttgactaccggcgcgctgagttttacccttttattgacttGATAgatcaatcattgtcaatataatttggattttctgcaaaaaatagcaaaaccCCATGATAGAagtgagaagcatccccacagcataatactgccaccactgtgcttcaccaTGGGGATagtatgtttgtggtgatgtgcagtgtttggtgtccatcCAAAGGGGCCAAAAAAACATGGCGGTCACCAGATGtctcaccaggggtgaaaaggcactgacaaaagaaatgccatcgagcttgactaCGGCGCGACACACGTGTCGACACTTGTCAAGCTTGACCCTGCTCTCTCCTCTATCCCTGATTGTGGCACAATAAGTCCCATGATGAATCCTCACACACTGTACAATCCGACAGTCGTGCAGGAtttgagtgctcacactgtgcaacTGAAGTTGGGACAGTAGCAAAAACCCACGgggtttcctttttaaaaagacacacaCTGAGGATGAAGTGTCTCCAGTTATACCCCCCcatctctcctccctccctctcctgctaTCTCTTTTTATCCCACACACACTACcagcatcacctctgtgtctgcaggaatatttcctgctcatttatttcctttatcatagcgggggtgcatcagaaagtcattccagctgttgtcatggagaTTTTGGACGTCAAACTTGCCAAAAATCCTTCCAACCAATCGGGAGCAGGTCGTCAGGTCGTAGTCGGGCTGTGGTCGGCCCCACACAGCACGACAAACAACGACCGATCCGACTGAAAGTCGGCCCGACTTCAAAGTGAGTCATGTGACTCTAAATTCATGGCTGGATCGCAGGAAAAccgcacagtgtacacccgacTTAAGACTTATGCACGACTTTTCATGACTTGGACAccaacaaaaatggacaaaaacgaAACTGTCTCTCAAACAGGAACTGACTCTTGTTGGCTCATCCATGAATGACACATCAGAACtccacttggtatctgaatgcctgACATGCTTGATACCGATGACTCCGGATTGGGATGCCCTAAATTGAAATTCCCGTTTGAGACCAAGCAGACCTGGAAGCATCACCAATTGGATGTTGCAAAAAATCATTGCTAATATCTACGAAATGCTggcacaaattaatttctttgaaagaagatgactgattttaaaaaccttaaaaatgtgctaaaattctTTTAAGCATCTTTGGCACAAAAAGGTCCATTACaagtgttttcattgttttttcgATCCAGACTTAAGGAACACTAGAGGTTTAAGTGTATGTTTGACAGATATATAATCCAGCTGtttgataaaaataattttttattctttctgttCAGCAACACCAATACCACCAAAGCCCAAGGAGCCCCCAAAGCAGCCGGGCAATCCAGCTGGTGGCGGCGGTATGTACTCAACATTTTCTACAGATGACACAGAGATAAAGGTCATACCAAAGTCTTCATCCTACATAGACCTAGCTGTCTAAAAACAGGCTGTAGCAGTCACACTGTTGGTTGCATTTTGTGGTTAGCTCTGAATTACGTCAGCCAAAACAAAACCATGACCCAGAGCTGTCGGACTGGTACTATAGCTGCTCGTGGTCTTCTGGTTTCTGGATACAGAGCTTGATCTTTAAACTATAGCATTTGGGTATTTTGATCAGAATAGCGTTATCAATAAGTAGAATGCAATCCAATCTAATCCAATCTAGTCCAGACCAATATAGTCAAATCCAATCCAGTCCAGTCTAATTCTGTCCAGTCCAATCTTGTCCAGTTCAGTCCATTCAGGCCCAAACCAATCCAGTCCAGTCCATTCTAAACAAGTACAGTTCAGTCCTTTCCTATCTGATCCATTTCAGTCCAGTCTAATCAAAACCTGTACAATCCAACCCAGTCCAAACCAGTCTAATCCAGCCCAGTCCAATTCACTCCATTCAAATTTAgtccaaaccaaaccaaaccagtccagtccagtctagtccagtccagtccagtccaatCAAGTCCAATCCACTCCATTCAGTCCTATCCAGCCCAGTCTATTTTAGTTCACTTCAATCAAGTCCAATCCAGTCCAGTCCAATTTAATCCATTCCAGTCTAGTCCAGTGCTGTCCTGTCCAGACCAATCCAATTCAATCAAAGCCAGTTCAGTCCAGTCTAGTCAAATGTGATACAGTTCACTTCAGTCAAAACCATACCAACCCAGTCCACTGAACCCAGTCCTGTTCAGTCCATACAGGGCAGTTCAGTTCATCCAGTCCAGTCCAATGCATCCCAGTCCAACTAATCCAGCACAATCCAGTTCAAACCAAGAGATCTAAATCCAATCCAACCCAATCTAATTCAGTCTAGTTCAGTGTAATCCTATCCAATCTGATCAGATCTGGGGATAAGAATTTTGtaaaaatagagttgaaatGGACCAATGCTGTGGTGTATGGgattaaacattaaatttaatCTGTTACTACTCTGCTAATAATtaattgtgttctttttttcaggacttGATTTATCAGATTTCTTCGACGACCCTGGTGAGTTCATTTCTTTGGCGTTGACCTTTTTGAATCAAATTTGGTATCAAATTTATTTGAGATCTTGCTCAGAACGTTAGCCTAAATATGTTCTTTGTGAAACCTGGATTTTATCCAGActgaattaataaaattaattggAAATCAAATTAAGTATAAACAAATATATGCCCTGTCAGAATGAGGGTTTAAACTGGGCTCCATCTGGATTTCTCTAGATGCTCCTTTGCCCAAATGACCTGGAAACTGAACTAAATGATCAGTTTTGACATGGGAAGTTTAGTTTGTAGGATAAAATGGCATAACTGCAATTTGGGcccttgaataaaaaaaatactgaatcaTCAGCATACAAAGAGAGCAGCAACCTCTACAGATAGGCTAGGGATGTCTGCTTACAAATTGGTCTTATATACAGTAAAAAGGACTAAACAGTCTATTAAAAGACTTGACTGAAAAAGATATTCTTAAATTCAGTACGTATTTGACCTAACCATGGTCTAAAATCGAGTGCTTTTAATCCCAAATGATCGCCTTATACAATGCTGCAGATCAAGGTTGCGCAACTTGAATATAAAATGTCTAAGGCAGTTAACTCTAGTTGATTATAGTTTCATCTTTTGGTTGGACTACCATGGGGAAATCTGACGTGACAACTGGGTTCCAGCGGGATTTTGTGGGAATACTGACCTGCTGTCTGAAAAtaatgctttcttcttctttattctttaGCACCAACACCAGAAAAGCCAAAAGTAGATGTGCCAAAGACCCCAAGCAAGCCCAAAGATGATGGTTGGTATCCTTCAGCCCACTAACAGAATAAGGCTATGTTTACATGGGCatgagtttatttaaaaaatggtagcCATTTAGTTTGGGatgtttgtttgaataaaaatggcattttaggAGCCCAAAAGTGCACTGTCAGTATTAATGATTTGTAGTAGTGAAAGTATTTTAAAGGTCACTATCCTTGTTGATATCATACTTTGTGTGCCTGTtatgtttaaaagtgtttagAAACTCTCTTTAGTATTTTCCTGACAGTTTGGATATTGTTGGTCAAAGGCTAGAGATTGAGGCCTGTATTATAGCAAAACATGTTATTCGATAACTCAAGAATCTAAAGACTCATTATAACTCCATTTTACAAATTTCTGAGTGTTGACTGGTTATTTCTACTCTTCTGGTCATCAAATCCCTACTCAGACTTAAAACAGCGTTAACTGTCGTActaagtttgtgtttttgtcttttaaaggtGGATTTGGATTTGACTTGGAGGACGCTATCGGCCCAGGTAAAGCTGTCTTATATGAAATTACAGGCTACATTTTGTAAAACTCAAAAGGTTatatgtaacaaaaaaaaaaaaagagttttttatGAAGTTCCTGCCTTTTGACTTCTGAACTGACTTTCGACAGCTTTTCATATACTATATTTGGCTACAAATTCTTAACCAATGTTTATCTATTCAGTTAAAATTTTGACAAATCAGGGAGAGCTTCGTGGCTTTACCACTTTTCTGCTTTGAatgtaaatcttttttatttggtCCAAGTAGAAGCCCCCCTTGTCTGGCTTCACTACAACTCTTAAccttgtttttgagttttaaaagaaGTTAACATGCGATTAGTGACGTTTCCATGTCCACTCATGGGAGTCGTGAAAGTCAAACATTCGAAAGTTATGATTCCTGACTGGGGAAGCGATGACTCAATCAGGAGCAGTAAAAAAGTCGACTTCGACAAGCCTCAGATCAGGCTATTTCTCAAAAAATTGGGCAAATCCGGCCcaaaatctgactttaaatcaGCATCAGGCTGCTGGCTGATTGCAGACTGAGGCTTTGATACTCTTGTGTTGgtgtttttgctgctgctgtcattgGCTATTAGAATTATTTTGTTTCAGGATTTATAAATAGGAGTCTATCTAATTATTCCTGAAGCAGTCGGGTGGATTGTTACCAAGAATCATCTCTACAGAGCCTCTAAGATGCCAATGAACCTGGGCTTTATTGGCCTTTTAAGGCTTGAATTCTTCGACTTGTTTGAGCACTTTTGGACAAATAATCAGCTGTATTAAGTCTCAAATCATGCCACAGTCCCTCAGTTTTTTGGGCTCAAAAATCAAAGAATACAGGAGCCAGTTCAACCCAGTTGATAGAGCTAGCACTCATGGAGGCTACAGCCACAGTATTGATTCCTGGTCCTAGCACTGCTTGCTACTTTCTCTCCTCATATTCCCTGCTTCTTTTCCAGatgaaaattcccccaaactaATCTTTATGAAAGAAGATACCTTGAATTAGGCCTCGGCCCCTTGATTGTTCAGGGCAAATTGACCCAAAATCAGGCCTAAAATCATGTAATTGTAGCCTTTTAATTGTACTGTCTTTTAACTATGCTATTTTCTCTATTTGCATTGAATTTCATTGAGAATTTCCATATTATATGATGCATATTGTGTCTTTGTGCCAACAGAGGACCCCAAACCTGACAAACCAAAGCCAAAGCCAAAGCCAAATCCAAGTGGAGGTGAGtctttactgattttaaaatatacattCCCAAAGGCTCAGAGACTTTGAATGTAGATATGAGTGGGTTCgttgtgttttttaaccattttgtgtctctgtgtgtctagGGGGAGGATCATTTGATGACTCAATTTTGTCGGATATCGGCGACAGTGGGGAATACAAACCTGATGGAGGTCGGTCAGGAGGGCGTGGTAAGACCTTGGTCTGCCATGTTTTAGGTTTAGATATGATGCTGTAATTTATGACATGGAGAGCTGAGTTCATTTTCATTAGCAATACCCAGGTCTGATTACTGCCAGCCCTGTTGAATCGAATAATCCCAtgaatagaacctgtctgatgaggtgaagtaggctaaaagatctcaaaaagaacagatgaggaacaaagtcattgacatctatcagtctgaaaagggTTACGAAGCTATTTCTAAGGCTCCAGAGAAACCACAGTGAGggctattatccacaaatagggaaaacttggaactgTAGTGAAcattcccaggagtggctggcctaccacaATGACTGAAGAGCACATCGATGACTCaaccaggaggtcacaaaagaacccagaacaacctGTAGGCCTCACTTCACTCAGTTAATATCAGTGTTTATGATTCACCGTTAAGAAAGAGACTAggtaaaaaatggcattcatgggagagttccaaagcGAAGActactgctgaccaaaaagaacacaaagatcCTTCTCACATCTTGATCctcaagacttctgggaaaataatctggCAAGGCACaagctgaactttttaaaaggtGGCATCCTGTTAGCAAGTTCACAGAAAGAACAACATACCGACAGTCAAACCTGGTGGTGGGACTTTGATGGTCTGGAGCTCTTTTTCTTGCCATAAtcgatggaaccatgaattctgctctccaCCAGAAATTCCTGACAGGGAATGTCCAGACATCAGTCTCAAGCTCAAACGCTCCAACAAGTCCACCTGTGAACGg
Coding sequences within it:
- the cd99 gene encoding CD99 molecule isoform X4; translated protein: MKFALRIALLLCLVLGTLAQDGGFDLFDALGDDDPTPIPPKPKEPPKQPGNPAGGGGLDLSDFFDDPAPTPEKPKVDVPKTPSKPKDDGGFGFDLEDAIGPEDPKPDKPKPKPKPNPSGGGGSFDDSILSDIGDSGEYKPDGGGAHNPGYDPGYDPHGGADQPQDPDLLWGQILKMLDANMPEEFYVWISNLKQTITPLLERAMEMLQALP
- the cd99 gene encoding CD99 molecule isoform X1 — its product is MKFALRIALLLCLVLGTLAQDGGFDLFDALGDDDPTPIPPKPKEPPKQPGNPAGGGGLDLSDFFDDPAPTPEKPKVDVPKTPSKPKDDGGFGFDLEDAIGPEDPKPDKPKPKPKPNPSGGGGSFDDSILSDIGDSGEYKPDGGRSGGRGGAHNPGYDPGYDPHGGADQPQEAGGGQIAGIVSAVGMALLGAASSYFAYQKKKLCFKMQGGQDPEKGRHGGQSDNQVFSNLLRTS
- the cd99 gene encoding CD99 molecule isoform X3 — its product is MKFALRIALLLCLVLGTLAQDGGFDLFDALGDDDPTPIPPKPKEPPKQPGNPAGGGGLDLSDFFDDPAPTPEKPKVDVPKTPSKPKDDGGFGFDLEDAIGPEDPKPDKPKPKPKPNPSGGGGSFDDSILSDIGDSGEYKPDGGRSGGRGGAHNPGYDPGYDPHGGADQPQDPDLLWGQILKMLDANMPEEFYVWISNLKQTITPLLERAMEMLQALP
- the cd99 gene encoding CD99 molecule isoform X2 encodes the protein MKFALRIALLLCLVLGTLAQDGGFDLFDALGDDDPTPIPPKPKEPPKQPGNPAGGGGLDLSDFFDDPAPTPEKPKVDVPKTPSKPKDDGGFGFDLEDAIGPEDPKPDKPKPKPKPNPSGGGGSFDDSILSDIGDSGEYKPDGGGAHNPGYDPGYDPHGGADQPQEAGGGQIAGIVSAVGMALLGAASSYFAYQKKKLCFKMQGGQDPEKGRHGGQSDNQVFSNLLRTS